A single genomic interval of Primulina huaijiensis isolate GDHJ02 chromosome 7, ASM1229523v2, whole genome shotgun sequence harbors:
- the LOC140980399 gene encoding thioredoxin-like protein CXXS1 has product MAGQVIESRVVKVESEETWDLLMSQAKNQGCPVVVHFTASWCMPSVAMNQFFEESALCHQDILFLTVDVDEVKDVASKMEIKAMPTFVLMKEGVAKHKLIGANPDEIKKRVKELVGHY; this is encoded by the exons ATGGCAGGACAAGTAATAGAGTCAAGAGTTGTCAAAGTAGAATCAGAGGAAACATGGGATTTGCTTATGTCTCAGGCAAAGAATCAAGGCTGTCCT GTTGTAGTTCACTTTACAGCTTCTTGGTGCATGCCTTCGGTAGCCATGAATCAGTTTTTTGAAGAATCGGCATTGTGCCACCAAGATATCTTGTTTCTCACCGTCGACGTCGACGAAGTCAAG GATGTGGCGTCAAAGATGGAGATCAAGGCAATGCCAACATTTGTACTGATGAAGGAAGGAGTTGCAAAGCATAAACTTATTGGAGCAAATCCagatgaaatcaagaaaagggTCAAAGAATTAGTAGGCCATTATTAG
- the LOC140981066 gene encoding transcription factor ILR3-like translates to MVYPENTNWLHDYGFEDLHLLDCSFSVSGSGICWPIQSSNDGSLNISKGIDRTNGESSLRRETGSKKRARNESCAPSSSKARREKQRRDRLNDKFVELGKLLEPGRLPKTDKLAVLADAIRMVTQLKGEAQKLKELNLSLQEKIKETKDEKNELRNEKQRLKLEKEKLEQQMKMLCTPQPPTFLPSPRAIPAAFTARSQASTNKMVPVISYPGVAMWQFLPPTVVDTSQDHLLRPPVA, encoded by the exons ATGGTTTACCCGGAAAACACGAATTGGCTGCATGATTATGGTTTCGAGGATCTCCATCTTCTCGATTGCAGTTTCTCCGTGTCGGGTTCTGGGATTTGTTGGCCTATTCAGTCCTCAAACGATGGTTCGTTGAATATCAG CAAGGGAATTGATCGAACAAATGGAGAATCGTCTCTTCGGAGGGAAACTGGCTCGAAAAAGCG TGCTAGAAATGAATCATGTGCTCCATCAAGCTCGAAAGCACGCAGAGAAAAACAACGGAGAGATAGGCTTAATGACAA ATTTGTAGAATTGGGTAAGCTCCTTGAGCCAGGGAGGCTTCCCAAGACTGACAAGTTGGCTGTTTTGGCCGATGCTATTAGAATGGTGACTCAGCTAAAAGGTGAAGCTCAGAAGCTGAAAGAGTTAAATTTGAGTCTCCAGGAGAAGATCAAAGAGACGAAG GATGAGAAGAATGAGCTTCGCAATGAGAAGCAAAGATTAAAATTGGAGAAGGAGAAGCTTGAACAGCAGATGAAGATGTTGTGCACCCCCCAACCACCCACCTTTTTGCCTTCTCCTCGAGCCATCCCTGCTGCATTTACTGCTCGAAGCCAAGCTTCGACCAACAAAATGGTCCCCGTCATCAGCTACCCCGGTGTCGCAATGTGGCAGTTCCTGCCACCTACTGTTGTCGATACTTCACAGGACCATTTGCTGCGTCCTCCTGTTGCCTAA